A genomic region of Cyprinus carpio isolate SPL01 chromosome B13, ASM1834038v1, whole genome shotgun sequence contains the following coding sequences:
- the ogdhl gene encoding 2-oxoglutarate dehydrogenase-like, mitochondrial yields MSQLRSLAGALRSSSQWMRGQVGSGRRVFDPRRNCSSGAAEPSLAACSSSYVVEMYYAWLEDHKNVHESWDAYFRNAQASSSEETGEKHLSALLQGRAMSQTPAMSEKVVEDHLAVHTLIRAYQVRGHHVARLDPLGILTADLDSFVPSDLITSIDKLGSYGLEESDLDKSFQLPLTTFIGGNESTLPLREIIHRLETSYCGHTGVEFMFINNMEQCQWIRQKFETPGIMMFSDREKRTLLARLVRSTRFEDFLARKWSSEKRFGLEGCEVLIPALKMIIDKSSEAGIESVIMGMPHRGRLNVLANVVRKDLDQIFCQFDPKLEAADEGSGDVKYHLGMYHERINRETDKNITLSLMANPSHLEAVDPVVQGKTKAEQFYGGDTEGRRVMSILMHGDAAFAGQGVVYETFHLSELPSYTTHGTIHVVVNNQIGFTTDPRMARSSPYPTDVARVVNAPIFHVNADDPEAVMYVCKVAAEWRNTFNKDVVIDLVCYRRFGHNEMDEPMFTQPLMYKQIRKQEHVLKKYADKLISEGVVTLQEFEEEVAKYDKICEEAYTSSKDEKILHIRHWLDSPWPDFFKLDGEPKSMSCPSTGLNEEVLRHIGEVASSVPLKDFAIHSGLSRILRGRADMVAKRTVDWALAEYVAFGSLLKDGIHVRLSGQDVERGTFSHRHHVLHDQEVDKRFCIPMNHLWPNQALYTVCNSSLSEYGVLGFELGFAMASPNALVCWEAQFGDFQNTAQCIIDQFISAGQAKWVRHNGIVLLLPHGMEGMGPEHSSARPERFLQMSKDDPDRYPEFTGDFEVQQLYDCNWIVVNCSTPANYFHVLRRQILLPFRKPLIIFTPKSLLRLPEARSSFDEMITGTKFLRIIPDGGPASNHPEKVKRVIFCTGKVYYELAKERKQLKLEEDVAIVRLEQISPFPFDLIKAEVEKYSNAELIWCQEEHKNMGYYDYIRPRFLTVRSKNPIWYVGRDPAAAPATGNKFTHLAELKRFLDTAFNLEAFKGRSY; encoded by the exons ATGAGTCAGCTGAGGTCCCTAGCTGGTGCCCTAAGAAGCAGTAGCCAATGGATGAGGGGGCAAGTGGGGTCAGGGAGGCGAGTTTTTGACCCACGTCGTAACTGTTCGAGCGGGGCTGCCGAGCCCTCATTGGCAGCCTGCAGCTCCAGCTATGTTGTGGAGATGTACTACGCTTGGCTGGAGGATCACAAAAATGTTCATGAG TCTTGGGATGCATACTTTCGTAACGCCCAAGCCAGCAGTTCAGAGGAGACTGGAGAGAAGCATCTGTCTGCACTGCTCCAGGGACGAGCCATGTCCCAGACACCTGCCATGTCAGAGAAGGTGGTGGAGGATCATTTGGCAGTCCACACTCTTATCAGAGCCTATCAG GTACGTGGTCACCATGTGGCCAGGCTGGACCCTCTTGGCATCCTCACTGCTGATCTGGATTCCTTCGTTCCCTCAGATTTAATCACTTCAATTGACAAGCTTG GGTCCTACGGCTTGGAAGAATCTGATCTGGATAAATCATTTCAGTTGCCACTAACCACATTTATCGGGGGAAATGAAAGCACACTCCCACTGAGAGAAATCATACACAGACTTGAG ACATCATACTGTGGTCATACTGGAGTGGAATTCATGTTCATCAACAATATGGAGCAGTGCCAGTGGATCCGACAGAAGTTTGAAACGCCAGGAATCATGATGTTTTCTGACAGAGAGAAGAGGACTTTGCTGGCCAGGCTGGTTCGCTCAACACG GTTTGAGGATTTTCTTGCTCGGAAATGGTCTTCAGAGAAACGCTTTGGTTTGGAAGGCTGTGAGGTTCTCATCCCTGCCCTGAAGATGATCATTGACAAGTCCAGTGAAGCTGGTATAGAGAGTGTAATTATGGGAATGCCTCACAG AGGCCGACTGAACGTCCTGGCCAATGTCGTTCGCAAAGATCTGGATCAGATATTCTGTCAGTTCGATCCCAAACTTGAGGCTGCAGATGAG GGTTCAGGAGATGTGAAATATCACTTGGGGATGTACCATGAACGGATAAACAGGGAAACAGATAAGAATATCACATTGTCTCTGATGGCAAACCCCTCTCACCTAGAGGCAGTAGATCCTGTCGTTCAGGGCAAGACCAAAGCAGAGCAGTTTTACGGAGGAGACACTGAAGGAAGGAGG GTGATGTCTATTTTAATGCATGGTGACGCTGCTTTTGCGGGTCAGGGAGTCGTCTACGAAACCTTCCATCTCAGTGAACTGCCTTCATATACCACTCATGGCACCATCCATGTTGTGGTCAATAATCAG ATTGGATTCACCACAGATCCCCGAATGGCACGTTCCTCTCCCTACCCAACGGATGTGGCTCGTGTAGTCAACGCACCCATCTTCCATGTCAACGCTGATGACCCAGAGGCTGTGATGTATGTTTGTAAGGTTGCTGCAGAATGGAGAAACACTTTCAACAAGGATGTGGTGATAGACCTG GTGTGTTACCGGCGGTTTGGACATAATGAGATGGATGAGCCCATGTTCACTCAACCCCTCATGTACAAGCAGATCCGGAAACAGGAACATGTGCTGAAGAAGTACGCCGACAAGCTCATCTCTGAGGGAGTTGTAACACTGCAAGAGTTTGAG GAGGAGGTTGCTAAATATGACAAGATCTGTGAGGAGGCGTATACCAGCTCTAAAGATGAGAAGATCCTACACATCCGCCACTGGCTTGACTCTCCATGGCCAG aCTTCTTCAAACTAGATGGAGAGCCAAAGAGCATGAGCTGCCCTTCCACTGGACTAAACGAAGAGGTGCTCAGGCACATTGGTGAGGTAGCCAGCTCAGTCCCTCTGAAGGATTTTGCAATTCACAGTG gCTTGTCACGTATCCTTCGAGGCAGAGCAGATATGGTTGCGAAGCGGACGGTGGATTGGGCCCTGGCAGAGTACGTGGCCTTCGGCTCTTTGCTGAAGGATGGTATTCACGTGAGACTCAGTGGACAAGATGTGGAAAGAGGAACATTTAG TCACCGTCACCACGTCTTGCATGATCAGGAAGTTGATAAGCGCTTCTGCATTCCGATGAACCACCTGTGGCCGAACCAGGCTCTCTACACAGTGTGCAACAGCTCCCTGTCTGAATATGGGGTTTTGG GGTTTGAGCTGGGGTTTGCCATGGCTAGTCCTAATGCCCTGGTGTGCTGGGAGGCTCAGTTTGGCGACTTCCAAAACACAGCCCAGTGCATCATAGACCAGTTCATCTCTGCAGGCCAGGCCAAGTGGGTCCGCCACAATGGCATCGTTTTACTGTTGCCTCATGGGATGGAGGGAATG GGCCCGGAGCACTCGTCAGCACGGCCTGAGCGCTTCCTGCAGATGAGCAAGGATGACCCTGATCGCTATCCG GAATTCACTGGAGACTTTGAAGTGCAGCAGCTCTATGACTGTAACTGGATCGTGGTCAATTGTTCAACACCTGCCAACTACTTCCATGTGCTTAGAAGGCAAATCTTATTGCCATTCAGAAAGCCA CTGATCATTTTCACACCAAAGTCTTTACTGAGGCTGCCGGAGGCACGCTCCAGTTTTGATGAGATGATCACAG GGACAAAATTCCTAAGGATAATTCCAGATGGTGGTCCCGCATCCAATCACCCAGAAAAAGTCAAAAGGGTCATCTTCTGCACCGGAAAAGTGTACTATGAGCtggcaaaagagagaaaacagctGAAGTTGGAGGAGGATGTTGCAATTGTCAGATTGGAGCAG ATATCACCCTTCCCTTTTGACCTCATCAAGGCTGAGGTTGAGAAGTACAGCAATGCTGAACTCATATGGTGTCAAGAGGAGCACAAGAATATGGGCTACTATGATTACATAAGGCCACGTTTCCTTACAGTGCGCTCTAAGAATCCAATATG GTATGTTGGCCGTGACCCTGCTGCAGCCCCTGCCACAGGAAACAAATTCACTCATCTGGCTGAGCTGAAGAGGTTCTTGGACACTGCGTTTAACCTTGAGGCTTTCAAGGGCAGGAGTTATTGA
- the cb13h10orf53 gene encoding UPF0728 protein C10orf53 homolog: MERSIHESSFDNSLALGWITYRFINMPTNSVVTVKYGPYESCGIVEHRTFRLDGLQAVLKDDGHQCVLEKTDDWNIVEIIVNGECVYTCNITDLEFGGDGRLDPRCQEAIDAVRGAY, translated from the exons ATGGAGAGAAGTATACACGAAAGCAGTTTTGACAACAGCCTAGCCTTGGGGTGGATTACATATAGATTTATAAATATGCCTACTAATTCAGTAGTAACAGTCAAGTATGGTCCATATGAGTCGTGTGGTATTGTCGAGCACAGAACATTTCGCCTGGACGGTTTACAAG CGGTCCTAAAAGACGACGGCCACCAGTGTGTCCTCGAGAAAACAGATGACTGGAATATAGTAGAGATTATTGTGAATGGAGAGTGCGTCTACACGTGCAACATTACTGACCTTGAGTTTG GGGGTGATGGACGACTTGATCCGCGGTGCCAAGAGGCCATTGACGCGGTGAGGGGCGCGTACTGA